In one window of Schistosoma haematobium chromosome 5, whole genome shotgun sequence DNA:
- the RBM18 gene encoding putative RNA-binding protein 18 (EggNog:ENOG410V9US~COG:S), which produces MATVGCSNASDICSDFNEINGDPHRIWLGCLPTRITEFAVLQLAKQFGELSDFHFPVHKTGDLQGSTVGYCFLTYRSVDDAKKAWKVLDGLNFHGYTLVARPARPTRDELTVAQRSYDEASRLRIMEETIQREAQLAAVMAMCDSSSVLSSRTEDPFSGTISDEQLYPTPKISSYSNYPSVSSSHVHRPDLYGKHGLSQNSQTSSKINSHNLTLKTSSCNTNHHRRSKNQIETKTAIHLIERALKNLEKTPIDGIASLKPITNGHTNPYSDVLILKSTNLVKCDKNNRVHYSTSSPSISSSRRITIRKTHDNNTKKLHALPRHHRCNESNDQLIHKRDFIAHPI; this is translated from the exons ATGGCAACTGTCGGTTGTTCCAACGCCAGTGACATATGTAGTGATTTCAATGAGATAAATGGCGATCCACACAGAATTTGGCTAGGGTGTCTCCCGACACGTATTACGGAATTTGCGGTTTTGCAGCTAGCTAAACAATTCGGAGAATTATCCGATTTCCATTTTCCTGTGCATAAGACTGGTGATCTGCAAGGATCTACAGTTGGTTATTGTTTTTTGACATACAGGTCGGTGGATGATGCTAAGAAAGCTTGGAAAGT GTTGGATGGTTTGAATTTTCATGGATATACTTTGGTTGCTAGACCGGCTCGGCCAACTCGAGACGAATTGACCGTTGCACAACGCTCATATGATGAAGCTTCCAGACTTAGAATAATGGAAGAAACTATACAACGTGAAGCTCAACTAGCAGCTGTGATGGCCATGTGTGATTCTTCAAGTGTTTTATCTAGTCGTACTGAAGACCCGTTTAGTGGAACAATTTCTGACGAACAGCTATATCC TACTCCGAAAATATCTTCCTACTCGAACTACCCGTCTGTTTCATCTTCCCATGTTCACAGACCTGATTTATACGGAAAACATGGCCTAAGCCAGAATTCTCAAACAAGTTCCAAGATAAATTCTCATAATTTAACTTTGAAAACTTCTT CGTGCAACACAAATCACCATCGTCGTTCAAAAAATCAAATAGAAACCAAAACAGCTATACATCTAATTGAAAGGGCTTTAAAAAATTTGGAAAAAACACCAATCGATGGTATAGCATCATTAAAACCAATTACAAATGGTCATACTAATCCTTATTCTGATGTATTAATATTAAAATCAACGAATCTTGTAAAATGTGACAAGAATAATCGAGTTCATTATTCTACATCGTCACCATCTATATCGTCTTCTAGGCGAATAACTATCAGAAAAACACATGATAACAATACAAAAAAACTACATGCACTCCCTCGTCATCATCGATGTAATGAATCAAATGATCAACTGATCCATAAACGTGATTTTATTGCACATCCTATTTAA